One region of Trichoderma breve strain T069 chromosome 7 map unlocalized scaffold00007, whole genome shotgun sequence genomic DNA includes:
- a CDS encoding iron-containing alcohol dehydrogenase domain-containing protein, whose translation MTLGASVRVLPNAAKRASNLLRTIQYTHPPSCPCHSNPGYHRTSITQNKNIGGRRFATPSNADLKEYAFEMAASSIRFGAGVTQEVGMDLKNMGAKRVCVVTDQTVNQLDAMRQVRESLDREGINFKVYSDDAIAWARPYEPDVFLAVGGGSVMDTAKLMNLYTAYPDADFLDFVNAPLGKGLPIDKPMKPLIAVPTTAGTGSETTGTAIFDLVSKRAKTGVAHRNLKPTLGICDPLNTRTMPAAVKASSGLDVLCHSLESWTAIPYNERTPRPTNPILRPAYQGANPISDIFSLNALKSTVKYLPRAVKNPDDFEAQSEMLLAATLAGVGFGNAGVHLCHGMSYPISGQNPGYKHAGYEIPHPIIPHGVSVAVSAPAVFRFTAASNPERHLVAAEAFGVDISNVKKESAGEVLAEALMKFLQDLGDQPNGLKDLGFGSEHIDALVEGTIPQARVLKLAPNLATELQAEKEQLRGLFEDAMSY comes from the exons ATGACCCTGGGAGCCTCCGTCAGAGTATTGCCAAAT GCCGCCAAGCGCGCGTCGAATCTTCTTCGAACAATCCAGTATACCCATCCTCCGTCATGTCCGTGCCACTCCAATCCGGGTTATCACCGCACCTCCATCACCCAGAACAAGAACATAGGCGGCCGCCGGTTCGCCACGCCTTCCAATGCCGACCTCAAGGAGTATGCCTTTGAGATGGCGGCTTCGTCCATTCGCTTCGGAGCTGGCGTGACCCAGGAGGTTGGTATGGACCTGAAGAACATGGGCGCGAAGCGAGTGTGTGTTGTTACCGACCAGACTGTGAATCAATTGGATGCCATGAGACAAGTTCGAGAGAGTCTCGATCGCGAGGGCATCAATTTCAAGGTCTACTCCGAC GACGCAATTGCATGGGCAAGGCCGTATGAGCCAGATGTTTTTCTCGCTGTCGGCGGAGGCTCCGTCATGGACACGGCCAAGCTGATGAACCTCTACACGGCGTACCCAGATGCAGATTTCTTGGACTTTGTCAATGCGCCACTGGGAAAGGGGCTCCCCATTGACAAGCCCATGAAGCCGTTGATTGCAGTCCCAACCACCGCGGGTACTGGTAGTGAGACCACGGGAACCGCCATCTTTGATCTCGTTTCCAAGAGAGCAAAGACAGGTGTTGCTCACCGGAATCTCAAGCCCACCCTTGGAATATGTGATCCGCTCAACACGCGGACCATGCCCGCTGCCGTCAAGGCCAGCTCCGGTCTAGACGTCCTGTGTCACTCTCTCGAGTCGTGGACAGCTATTCCCTATAACGAGCGAACACCTCGGCCCACAAACCCCATCCTTCGGCCAGCTTACCAGGGAGCCAATCCCATCTCAgacatcttctctctcaatGCACTGAAGAGCACAGTCAAGTATCTCCCACGAGCCGTGAAAAATCCCGATGATTTCGAAGCGCAGAGCGAAATGCTATTGGCGGCAACGCTTGCTGGAGTTGGCTTTGGAAATGCGGGTGTTCATTTATGCCACG GCATGTCGTATCCCATTTCTGGCCAAAATCCAGGTTACAAGCACGCCGGCTATGAGATCCCGCACCCCATCATCCCACACGGCGTTTCCGTAGCAGTCTCTGCCCCCGCCGTCTTCCGCTTCACGGCAGCTTCCAACCCAGAGAGGCATCTCGTTGCGGCAGAAGCCTTTGGCGTTGACATTTCCAACGTAAAGAAAGAGAGTGCTGGTGAGGTCTTGGCTGAGGCACTGATGAAATTCCTTCAGGATCTGGGAGACCAGCCGAATGGGCTCAAGGATCTGGGCTTTGGTAGCGAGCACATTGATGCACTCGTTGAAGGCACCATTCCCCAAGCCCGAGTGCTGAAGCTGGCCCCCAATCTTGCCACGGAACTGCAAGCTGAAAAGGAGCAGCTACGGGGCCTTTTCGAGGACGCCATGAGCTATTGA
- a CDS encoding dehydrogenase e1 component domain-containing protein — MLNPLKANSRVLRRASIRRLAQPSVSVISNPIRSAGSLSQRPNSGFVSFPGALKSSFTSSLKFETPESYTALPTYRVVDQNGQVVDPSFSPDISDEAVIKLYKDMLYISIMDLIMFDAQRQGRLSFYMVSAGEEAVSVGTSSVLDKDDPVFCQYREQGLFKERGFTTEQFMSQLFANRNDNGRGRNMPIHYGCKPLNIHTVSSPLATQLPQASGAAYALKLQRLQDPSSKPRVAAVFFGEGAASEGDFHAALNIAATRSCPVVFICRNNGFAISTPTLDQYRGDGIASRGIGYGIDTIRIDGNDIWAVREATKKAREMALQDGGKPVLIEAMTYRVSHHSTSDDSFAYRARVEVEDWKRRDNPITRLRKWMEAKGCWDEAKEKEARDSLRKEILKGFSEAEREKKPPIGSMFEDVYESLTPDLKEQMGQLKELLETYPEEYDVASYEGGVASLDVPKDN, encoded by the exons ATGTTGAATCCGCTCAAGGCCAACTCGCGCGTCCTTCGCAGGGCCTCCATCCGGAGACTGGCACAGCCGTCCGTCTCCGTCATCTCCAATCCCATCCGGAGTGCGGGAAGCCTCTCGCAACGGCCCAATTCGGGATTTGTGTCGTTCCCCGGCGCCCTCAAGAGCTCATTCACCAGCTCTCTCAAGTTTGAGACGCCCGAATCATACACAGCCCTGCCGACGTACAGAGTCGTGGACCAGAATGGCCAAGTGGTTGACCCCTCCTTCAGCCCGGACATCAGCGACGAGGCCGTCATCAAGCTGTACAAGGATATGCTgtacatctccatcatggatCTCATCATGTTCGATGCTCAGAGACAGGGCCGACTAAGCTTTTACATGGTAAGCGCTGGCGAGGAGGCCGTGAGCGTTGGCACCTCGAGTGTGCTGGACAAGGATGATCCCGTCTTCTGCCAGTACCGAGAGCAGGGCCTGTTCAAGGAGAGGGGATTCACTACGGAACAATTCATGTCACAGCTGTTTGCCAACAGAAACGACAACGGCCGGGGCAGGAACATGCCCATTCACTACGGATGCAAGCCGTTGAACATT CACACTGTCTCCTCACCATTGGCTACACAGCTTCCGCAGGCTTCGGGGGCGGCTTATGCCTTGAAGCTACAGAGACTACAAGATCCAAGCTCTAAGCCACGAGTAGCGGCGGTCTTCTTCGGAGAGGGAGCCGCCAGTGAAGGCGATTTCCATGCCGCGCTGAACATTGCCGCCACACGCTCTTGTCCTgtcgtcttcatctgccGCAACAACGGGTTTGCCATTTCCACACCAACCCTCGATCAGTACCGAGGAGACGGCATTGCAAGCAGAGGAATTGGCTATGGAATTGATACCATTCGAATTGACGGAAACGACATATGGGCAGTCAGAGAAGCCACAAAGAAGGCGCGAGAAATGGCACTGCAGGACGGTGGCAAGCCGGTGCTTATTGAAGCCATGACCTACCGTGTCTCTCATCACAGTACTTCCGACGACTCGTTTGCATACCGAGCCCGTGTCGAAGTCGAGGATTGGAAGCGACGAGATAACCCCATCACTCGACTAAGGAAGTGGATGGAGGCCAAAGGATGCTGggacgaggccaaggaaaaggaggcccGAGACAGCCTGAGGAAGGAAATCCTCAAGGGATTCAGCGAAGcagagcgagagaagaagccgcccATTGGCTCCATGTTTGAGGACGTTTATGAAAGTCTGACACCCGACCTCAAGGAGCAGATGGGACAACTCAAAGAATTACTAGAGACATACCCCGAGGAGTATGATGTTGCCTCGTATGAGGGCGGAGTAGCGAGCTTGGATGTACCAAAGGACAATTAA
- a CDS encoding bacterial transferase hexapeptide (six repeats) domain-containing protein, translating to MSSSSKRHSILPAVDRSGPKPPVNFSTSLTISDNAVLLGSHSITMQAETVVHPRSRIESSVGSILVGRRCIVQERVHLGAPPESREKGTGGVSLGDYVLIEAGSVVEAGGTEIGEGSVIQVGSKIGGGAKIGKNCTVSHLSVIASGEVLPDNTVVYSNGTRRTDRRGTPELRKLSIVKQIAMLRKMIPSNPDKFR from the exons ATGTCGAGCTCGAGCAAGAGGCATTCTATCCTACCGGCTGTTGACCGCAGCGGTCCGAAGCCTCCCGTCAACTTTTCCACATCGCTCACGATTTCGGACAATGCGGTCCTGCTGGGTTCCCATTCAATCACGATGCAGGCAGAGACGGTGGTTCATCCCCGGTCGCGCATCGAATCAAGCGTCGGCAGCATTCTCGTCGGGCGACGGTGCATTGTTCAAGAGCGAGTGCATCTCGGGGCTCCTCCAGAGAGCCGCGAAAAGGGTACTGGCGGTGTGAGCCTAGGCGACTATGTTCTCATCGAGGCAGGTTCGGTGGTGGAAGCTGGAGGGACGGAAATTGGCGAGGGCAGCGTCATTCAAGTTGGAAGCAAAATTGGAGGCGGTGCCAAGATTGGTAAA AATTGTACAGTGTCTCACTTGTCCGTCATTGCGAGCGGCGAGGTACTACCCGACAACACGGTCGTTTACTCCAACGGCACCCGGCGAACCGACAGGCGCGGGACCCCAGAGCTTCGAAAACTAAGCATTGTGAAGCAGATTGCTATGCTAAGGAAAATGATACCGAGTAACCCAGACAAGTTCCGATAG
- a CDS encoding mannosyltransferase (PIG-V) domain-containing protein has translation MKLIPYNESRPLHSLITVFTAWKAFLLAIALGTTVSHDYDTSTSLFFQSLYGSSANASALATRLTRWDALYFMKAARDGYVYEQQWAFGAALPLSVRGMLWLFKPLTHLVGGDDAALEPLTAIIFTTFSHLIAVLALHRLTLILFGNKTLAYVAAVLHILSPAGLFLSAPYGESPFACLSFIGNLLFATGVQPSSGVGKRILAFLGAGISFGLATAFRSNGLFSGLLFAVEAIRGLLAFFRQPSISRLVVLASLIIGGLCIAAGSVVPQTVAWFRYCKVDLTNAEPRPWCSRLVPSIYTFVQAYYWDNGFLRYWTPNQLPLFILASPVLTLLLKSGVQVIRSWAAIQTLVAVLAITNFHVQIITRLASGYPVWYWWIANSLGNSETRKLGSVVVVFMVMYAGIQGGLFASFMPPA, from the exons atgaagctcatCCCCTACAATGAGTCACGCCCATTACACTCTCTCATCACCGTCTTTACCGCCTGGAAAGCCTTCTTGCTGGCAATAGCCCTCGGAACCACCGTCAGTCACGATTATGACACGTCAacgtctctcttcttccagagctTGTACGGCTCAAGCGCAAATGCATCAGCCCTCGCAACCCGGTTGACGCGATGGGATGCGCTGTACTTTATGAAGGCTGCGCGCGACGGCTATGTTTACGAGCAGCAATGGGCCTTTGGAGCAGCGTTGCCGCTTTCTGTACGCGGCATGCTGTGGCTCTTCAAGCCGTTAACACATCTGGtcggcggtgatgatgctgccctCGAGCCCTTAACGGCCATCATCTTTACGACCTTTTCTCACCTGATTGCCGTTCTGGCTCTTCACAGACTCACTCTCATTCTCTTTGGCAATAAAACGCTAGCCTACGTGGCAGCGGTTCTGCACATTCTCTCTCCAGCCGGCCTCTTTCTATCCGCCCCGTACGGCGAGAGTCCGTTTGCCTGCCTGTCTTTTATCGGCAACCTGCTCTTTGCCACGGGTGTCCAGCCCAGTTCTGGCGTTGGCAAACGGATTCTAGCTTTTCTTGGCGCGGGCATTTCGTTTGGACTGGCCACTGCTTTTAGGAGCAACGGCTTGTTCAGTGGGCTCCTGTTTGCCGTAGAAGCGATCAGGGGTTTGCTCGCCTTTTTTCGCCAGCCGAGTATTTCAAGGCTGGTCGTGCTCGCCTCCTTGATCATTGGCGGTCTCTGCATTGCAGCAGGCAGTGTAGTACCGCAAACGGTGGCCTGGTTCAGATATTGCAAGGTTGATCTCACTAACGCAGAGCCAAGACCATGGTGTTCCCGCTTAGTACCCAGCATATATACCTTTGTTCAGGCCTACTACTG GGATAATGGGTTCTTGAGATATTGGACCCCAAATCAGCTGCCTCTATTCATATTAGCCAGCCCTGTGCTCACGCTTCTTCTGAAGTCAGGAGTACAAGTTATTCGTAGCTGGG CTGCGATCCAGACATTGGTTGCTGTCCTGGCAATCACCAATTTCCACGTGCAGATTATAACTCGACTGGCATCTGGATACCCCGTGTGGTATTGGTGGATAGCCAACAGCCTAGGAAATAGTGAGACTCGCAAACTGGGCTCTGTGGTTGTTGTCTTTATGGTCATGTATGCCGGTATCCAGGGAGGCTTATTTGCCTCGTTTATGCCGCCAGCATAG
- a CDS encoding peroxisomal biogenesis factor 11 (PEX11) domain-containing protein, with amino-acid sequence MALVSLIATYPALQVAAQLHLTSINVPPPASFLLLRSKINLTRRLLRFFRFLDQFKLGWDVYASGILDFDALLDVLCKTSLGVFGMLETVTLLDLLEINQMQIFGPEQTASLNYQAQWFWLVALCISLFRSATRLLRILGNQVAPSPSSTNEKEKDAQKESELQDRDESAPKKPNENQVEKSNRQTKPGEPVSPLILKLISDAMDLLLPASAVGLVQVDSEVTAVAMIISTAITANDVWARCGRDMRRG; translated from the exons ATG GCCCTAGTTTCTCTCATCGCCACATATCCCGCCCTTCAAGTCGCCGCACAGCTCCATCTCACGTCGATCAACGTCCCACCCCCAGCGTCATTCCTGCTGTTGCGATCCAAGATCAACCTCACCAGACGCCTCTTGCGTTTCTTCCGGTTCTTGGACCAGTTCAAGCTGGGGTGGGATGTTTATGCCTCTGGGATACTGGATTTCGATGCGTTGCTTGATGTGCTCTGCAAGACGTCCTTGGGCGTCTTTGGCATGCTCGAGACGGTAACTCTGCTCGATCTGCTCGAAATAAACCAGATGCAGATATTTGGACCCGAGCAAACTGCAAGCTTAAATTACCAAGCTCAATGGTTCTGGCTAGTTGCCTTGtgcatctctctcttccgcTCTGCCACTAGATTATTGCGCATTCTTGGCAATCAAGTGGCCCCCAGTCCCTCGTCTACTaacgagaaagagaaagacgCGCAGAAGGAAAGTGAACTTCAAGATAGAGATGAATCTGctccaaagaagccaaatgAGAATCAGGTAGAAAAGAGCAACAGACAGACAAAACCCGGGGAGCCTGTCTCGCCGCTGATCCTGAAGCTCATATCTGACGCCATGGACTTGCTTCTCCCAGCCTCTGCTGTTGGGCTGGTTCAAGTAGACTCTGAAGTGACTGCCGTTGCCATGATTATCAGCACAGCAATCACCGCCAACGATGTATGGGCTAGGTGCGGTAGGGATATGCGTCGTGGTTAA
- a CDS encoding patched family domain-containing protein, which translates to MFSSLHRRCFSVLRSTHPRIRKTVPVTCGSGGSVDIDLYNIDEFSPSKFLVVHLPPLPESANGVKQLPEFLHDWPVASINYRWTTERLNAASQEDEEFLNINTADWPVPMHDVAFAYQWIAEALMPPDNGRGSIYVYGSHLGASLAMSLSLTESHPHKPFSVRGVATYNGIYNWTMFLPGHKVLGAKSVRDAMRAMRRANGNARLDSLHGRLVSLFQEPANLFDPFASPSLFFHNPGLSIPESFYASAEFAGVVSAMKGEKSSLGMETAGTPRRSYLVFPPRQSTLKIPETMLLHDAPSQSHLHQHPQEKKTKTEKSSLKIRDTRHTFMAQADEMASLMRRSIARVELKERARWDEDVQYLAEEPERRINVVEAAAVTIPLVLARGTYCTSHQSASYSTRYLRHSTAQSTYATPYINQPTATAPSLSIRDAIIRTNTLDHHNNTEAVLLDTFDFTATDEALGKLVPARILMAIRPRGAMRLAVLQSGLAALLFGLSAHAESYTPKHELGRCAFRGQCGKQSLFGKELPCVDNGLAHDPDEDLRKELVELCGAEWGEGPVCCNMEQVQALKSEMGTPKTLIGSCPACKTNFFNLFCKFTCSPDQSTFINVTDAAKKSGKLLVTELDQLVSEEYGSGLYDSCKEVKFGGANSRAMDLIGGGAKNYHDMLKFLGDKKPFVGSPFQINFPEKYDEPGMEPKEMKPKKCNDEDPAYRCVCVDCPEVCPTLPDVKEAGSCKVGKLPCLSFASIFTYGVLLLALFTAVFGHIFWFRYLKRRVERTRLLHESSHSDDEDEGGPILTDAMRDQPTKRYWLNDKCDKAFRNLGDTAARFPGLTIGISLLVVGILSAGWFRFDIEQDPARLWVSPSSAAAQEKEYFDSNFGPFFRAEKIFLVNDTESSGPSPVLSYETLQWWTEVEKSVEKLQGSTYGSSLSDVCFKPTGDACVIQSVTQYWYSKGGDIDRNYWKEDLRSCARSPVDCRPAFGQPIEPTMILGGYDDDVAESQAMTVTWVVNNAPENSNTLARAIDWENALRDRLLQAQEEAKSRGLRLSFTTEISLEQELNKSTNTDAKIVVISYIVMFIYACLALGTPLKHLFGNPALLLVESKVTLGLAGIIIVLMSISASIGFFSWVGLKATLIIVEVIPFIVLAVGVDNIFLIVHELERVNINFPDQMVEERVARALGRMGPSILFSALTETFAFALGSAVGMPAVRNFAAYAAGAVLINAVLQMTMFVSFLALNQMRVEDHRCEFWPWWQIKKARITLNGSNGYPPATGRVADADEESYLQIFIRNTYAPTLLRRQTKVAVVAIFLGLLSAAIALLPGIQLGLDQRVAIPDGSYLIPYFNDLYDYLETGPPVYFVTRGVDASQRPQQQAICSRFTTCEPFSLTNTLELERQRSDISYIMSPTASWVDDFFLWLNPIYEQCCIERGSTCFADRQPAWNTSLYGMPENDEFIHYLKKFLAAKTDDVCPLGGQASYGDAVVLDEESAHVKATHFRTAHTRLRSQEDFIKAYSSARRIASDITKATGADVFPYSVFYIFFDQYLSIIQLTAGLLGAAVGAIFVIASFLLGSVLTSAIVTLTVIMSVVDIMGAMVLFNVSLNAVSLVNLIICVGISVEFCAHIARAFMFPSRTVMENSFNVNGRDARAWTALVNVGGSVFSGITVTKLLGVSVLAFTRSKIFEIYYFRVWLALVVFAALHALVFLPVALSLGGGEGYVDPESEGTAAQDLTDRRWRAITIHDNSDSEDDY; encoded by the exons ATGTTTTCGTCACTTCATCGCCGATGCTTCAGCGTGCTAAGATCAACACATCCTCGTATCCGGAAGACTGTCCCCGTAACGTGCGGCTCTGGAGGTTCTGTAGATATCGA cttgtaCAACATTGATGAGTTTTCACCGTCCAAGTTCCTCGTTGTTCATTTGCCCCCGCTGCCTGAGAGTGCCAATGGGGTGAAGCAATTACCAGAGTTTCTGCACGACTGGCCCGTCGCCAGTATCAATTACCGATGGACGACTGAGCGCCTTAATGCCGCCAGCCaggaggacgaggagttcctcaacatcaacactgCCGACTGGCCTGTGCCGATGCATGATGTGGCATTTGCCTACCAATGGATTGCAGAAGCCTTGATGCCGCCAGACAATGGCCGAGGCAGCATCTACGTCTACGGTTCTCATCTCGGCGCCAGCCTGGCCATGTCCCTCTCCCTGACGGAATCACACCCACATAAACCGTTCTCTGTCCGTGGCGTCGCAACTTACAACGGCATCTACAATTGGACCATGTTCCTCCCAGGCCACAAGGTCCTCGGCGCAAAGTCCGTCAGAGACGCAATGAGGGCGATGCGGCGTGCAAACGGGAATGCTCGACTCGACTCCCTGCATGGGAGACTGGTGTCCTTGTTTCAAGAGCCGGCGAATCTGTTTGACCCCTTTGCGAGCCCGAGTCTCTTCTTTCATAACCCGGGACTGTCTATACCCGAGTCGTTTTATGCTTCTGCTGAGTTTGCAGGCGTTGTGAGTGCTAtgaagggggagaagagctCCCTCGGGATGGAGACGGCTGGCACGCCTCGTAGATCGTATCTTGTGTTTCCACCGCGGCAGTCGACTCTCAAGATTCCTGAGACAATGCTCTTACATGACGCACCGTCTCAGTCACATTTACATCAACATCCACaggagaaaaagacgaagacCGAAAAATCAAGTTTAAAAATTCGCGATACAAGACACACATTCATGGCTCAGGCAGACGAAATGGCGAGTTTAATGCGGCGCAGCATCGCTCGGGTCGAGCTTAAGGAGCGGGCTagatgggatgaagatgtgcaATATTTGGCTGAGGAGCCGGAGCGCAGAATTAATGTTGTGGAA GCGGCAGCCGTCACCATCCCTTTGGTACTAGCCCGAGGTACGTACTGCACTAGCCACCAGTCAGCAAGCTACAGCACCAGGTACCTAcggcacagcacagcacagagCACTTACGCTACTCCATATATCAATCAACCCACCGCTACCGCTCCGTCACTCTCCATCCGTGACGCAATCATCCGTACCAACACCCTCGATCATCACAACAACACCGAAGCTGTCCTGCTCGACACTTTTGATTTTACAGCTACAGACGAGGCGCTGGGAAAGCTCGTCCCGGCTCGCATTTTGATGGCCATTCGGCCACGAGGCGCCATGCGTCTGGCGGTGCTGCAATCGGGCCTTGCCGCCTTGCTCTTCGGCTTGAGCGCCCACGCCGAATCCTACACGCCAAAGCACGAACTGGGCCGGTGTGCCTTTCGCGGTCAGTGTGGCAAGCAGAGCCTTTTTGGCAAGGAGCTGCCGTGTGTCGACAATGGCCTTGCGCACGATCCGGACGAGGATCTTCGAAAGGAGCTGGTTGAGCTCTGCGGCGCCGAATGGGGCGAGGGGCCGGTTTGCTGTAACATGGAGCAG GTCCAAGCTTTGAAAAGCGAAATGGGCACTCCAAAGACGCTCATCGGTTCTTGCCCGGCCTGCAAgaccaacttcttcaacctGTTTTGCAAGTTTACCTGCTCTCCCGATCAATCGACCTTTATCAACGTTACCGACGCCGCAAAAAAGAGTGGGAAGCTGCTCGTTACTGAGCTTGACCAGCTGGTCTCTGAAGAATATGGTTCCGGACTCTATGACAGCTGCAAGGAGGTCAAGTTTGGAGGTGCAAACAGTAGGGCCATGGACTTGATTGGTGGAGGAGCCAAGAATTACCACGACATGCTCAAGTTCCTGGGAGACAAGAAGCCCTTTGTTGGTTCCCCCTTCCAGATCAACTTTCCGGAAAAGTACGACGAACCCGGCATGGAACcgaaggagatgaagcccAAGAAATGCAACGACGAGGATCCAGCTTACCGATGTGTATGTGTCGACTGCCCCGAGGTATGCCCTACGTTGCCGGATGTCAAGGAGGCTGGATCTTGCAAAGTGGGAAAGCTGCCCTGTCTTTCTTTCGCCTCCATCTTTACGTATGGCGTCTTGCTTCTAGCTCTTTTCACAGCCGTCTTTGGTCACATCTTCTGGTTCAGATACCTCAAGCGCCGCGTTGAAAGGACTCGTCTACTGCACGAATCCTCCCacagcgatgatgaggatgagggcgGGCCTATCCTTACTGATGCTATGCGAGATCAGCCCACGAAGCGGTATTGGCTTAATGACAAGTGCGACAAGGCATTTCGTAACTTGGGAGACACTGCCGCGCGGTTTCCTGGCCTCACCATAGGCATCAGCTTGCTCGTCGTTGGCATTCTGAGTGCTGGCTGGTTCCGGTTCGATATTGAGCAAGACCCTGCTCGTCTCTGGGTCAGCCCATCTTCGGCTGCTGCGCAAGAAAAGGAATATTTTGACTCCAACTTTGGGCCCTTTTTCCGAGCCGAAAAGATTTTCCTGGTCAACGACACTGAATCTTCTGGCCCTAGCCCCGTACTCAGCTACGAGACGTTACAGTGGTGGACAGAAGTTGAAAAGAGCGTTGAGAAACTCCAGGGTTCTACCTATGGAAGCTCACTCAGCGATGTTTGTTTCAAGCCTACTGGTGACGCTTGTGTCATTCAGTCTGTTACGCAATATTGGTACTCAAAGGGAGGAGATATCGACCGCAACTACTGGAAGGAGGACCTGCGCAGCTGCGCAAGGTCTCCCGTAGACTGTCGACCTGCATTTGGACAACCCATTGAACCAACCATGATCCTGGGCGGCTACGACGACGATGTCGCTGAATCTCAAGCCATGACTGTCACATGGGTCGTCAACAATGCCCCCGAGAATTCTAACACGCTGGCTCGTGCCATTGATTGGGAGAATGCACTCCGTGATCGACTTCtgcaagctcaagaagaggccaagagccGCGGTCTTCGATTGTCCTTTACCACGGAGATTAGTCTTGAACAGGAACTCAACAAGTCTACCAACACGGATGCCAAAATTGTCGTCATCAGCTACATTGTCATGTTCATCTATGCCTGTCTGGCATTGGGTACGCCTCTGAAGCACCTCTTTGGAAACCCAGCACTGCTGCTTGTCGAATCAAAGGTCACCCTGGGTCTCGCCGGTATCATCATTGTTCTCATGTCTATCTCTGCGTCCATTGGTTTCTTCTCCTGGGTTGGTTTGAAAGCTACGCTCATCATTGTCGAAGTCATTCCGTTCATCGTATTGGCTGTCGGTGTTGACAACATCTTCCTTATTGTCCACGAACTTGAAAGAGTCAATATTAATTTCCCAGACCAGATGGTCGAGGAGAGAGTGGCTCGAGCTTTGGGCCGCATGGGACCTTCCATCTTGTTTTCAGCCTTGACTGAGACGTTTGCGTTTGCTCTTGGCTCTGCTGTTGGCATGCCTGCTGTCCGAAACTTTGCCGCTTATGCTGCTGGTGCGGTTCTCATCAATGCGGTTCTTCAGATGACCATGTTTGtgtccttcttggcattGAACCAAATGCGAGTTGAAGATCATCGTTGCGAATTCTGGCCGTGGTGGCAGATTAAGAAGGCTAGAATCACTCTtaatggcagcaatggctaTCCGCCAGCAACTGGAAGAGTGGCTGATGCCGACGAGGAAAGCTATTTGCAAATATTCATCAGAAACACTTATGCACCCACCCTCTTGCGAAGGCAGACCAAGGTCGCTGTCGTGGCCATCTTCCTCGGTCTTTTGTCAGCTGCTATCGCCTTGCTACCAGGCATCCAGCTTGGACTGGATCAGCGTGTTGCCATTCCAGATGGCTCCTACTTGATCCCCTACTTCAACGACCTCTACGACTACCTGGAGACTGGCCCGCCAGTTTACTTTGTTACCCGCGGGGTTGATGCGTCTCAGCGCCCACAACAGCAGGCAATCTGCTCAAGGTTCACCACCTGCGAGCCATTCTCCCTCACAAACACTTTGGAACTTGAGAGGCAACGATCTGACATTTCATACATCATGTCTCCAACGGCAAGCTGGGTCGATGATTTCTTCCTCTGGCTGAATCCCATCTACGAGCAGTGCTGCATTGAACGTGGCTCAACCTGCTTTGCAGACCGCCAACCTGCATGGAACACCTCTCTTTACGGCATGCCCGAGAATGACGAGTTTATTCATTATCTCAAAAAGTTCCTTGCAGCAAAGACTGATGACGTTTGCCCACTGGGTGGCCAAGCCTCCTACGGAGATGCAGTGGTTCTAGACGAGGAATCTGCGCACGTCAAGGCCACTCATTTCAGAACCGCGCATACACGCCTTCGCAGCCAGGAAGACTTTATCAAAGCCTACTCTTCCGCACGGCGCATCGCCTCTGACATCACGAAGGCTACTGGAGCGGATGTTTTCCCTTACAGCGTTTTCTACATCTTTTTCGACCAATATCTTAGCATCATCCAGCTGACCGCCGGTCTTTTGGGTGCTGCTGTCGGTGCCATTTTTGTCATTGCGTCGTTCCTCTTAGGCTCTGTTCTCACATCCGCCATTGTGACGTTGACGGTTATAATGAGTGTCGTTGACATTATGGGTGCAATGGTGCTGTTTAACGTCTCCTTGAACGCTGTTTCTCTCGTGAATCTCATTATTTGCGTCGGCATCTCGGTTGAGTTCTGTGCACACATTGCCCGAGCCTTCATGTTCCCCTCGCGAACCGTCATGGAGAACAGCTTCAATGTGAATGGACGAGATGCTCGTGCTTGGACAGCGCTGGTCAACGTTGGCGGATCGGTGTTTTCTGGAATTACTGTTACGAAGCTGTTGGGCGTCAGCGTTCTTGCGTTTACGCGATCCAAGATTTTCGAAATCTACTACTTCCGAGTGTGGCTGGCCCTGGTCGTCTTTGCTGCCCTTCACGCACTGGTGTTTTTGCCGGTCGCGCTGAGTCTTGGTGGAGGTGAAGGCTATGTCGATCCTGAGAGCGAGGGCACGGCCGCTCAAGATTTGACTGATAGACGATGGCGAGCGATTACTATTCACGATAATAGCGACTCTGAAGATGATTACTAG